Proteins encoded by one window of Geobacter sp. DSM 9736:
- a CDS encoding FAD-dependent oxidoreductase has protein sequence MAQVVFSSWGRNIVDNRKGGGQDAQFRLPTTYDGDRPLAAFIGWDGIILYDEKVDVPQMVAEYMKRVQTMYCCGKCTPGKKGTRVLMDVLADIIGGRGNERLFDTIADLFELLKGCKCTLCQSSTVPVMDAITHFRDDFLTYMNGSRPASAGTHRFVEKLTAPCTDKCPAHIDIPSYIEAIKEYEFGFSLAAVRAAMPLPSVCGRVCPHPCETACRRKNVDESINIMVLKRSASDYEWQHENSPPMIPGAPNEAGEVSEDFDFAYYRKHLPAQPKPRKNKTVAIVGAGPAGLAAAYYLALEGYPCTIYEALPEGFGGGMIAVGIPPYRQPRHLLQRDIDIIAALGVTIIYNTRVGKDISLAELKEKYDAVFLAPGAHRSKPMGVEGEDKGYKGFLKGGIDFLREAYMGKDTGMGKKVVVVGGGNTAIDCVRVALREGAEESTLLYRRSRKEMPADVWEVDGADEEGVKFEFQVLPTRIIVNESEQVTGVECVRMALGEPDASGRRRPEPVPGSEFVVECDTVIPAIGQDPDLSFIPSDLGIDITKWNTVVTKYVPYKDAAGKDLKDGMGNFQTRTLITDHEGIFAGGDAEIGPLTVVACVGSGHRAAKVIQRWLEEGKAYLVDDEYMEDILNYMGVYDKNEKVQWLDSAHREHQAEIHGKERASYKNYCEVELGFTNSQAVREAERCLRCYRVAMVAVA, from the coding sequence GTGGCACAGGTGGTTTTTTCCAGCTGGGGTAGGAATATTGTCGACAACCGGAAGGGGGGCGGGCAGGATGCCCAATTCCGACTGCCTACCACTTATGATGGCGACCGCCCTCTTGCTGCATTCATAGGGTGGGACGGCATCATTCTTTATGACGAGAAGGTTGATGTTCCGCAGATGGTCGCCGAGTATATGAAGCGTGTGCAGACGATGTACTGCTGCGGCAAGTGCACACCGGGTAAAAAGGGTACCCGCGTTCTCATGGACGTTCTTGCCGACATCATCGGCGGCAGGGGAAATGAAAGGTTGTTCGATACCATAGCCGACCTTTTCGAGCTGCTGAAGGGTTGCAAGTGCACCCTGTGCCAGAGTTCCACTGTCCCGGTTATGGACGCCATCACTCATTTTCGCGACGACTTTCTAACCTATATGAACGGTTCGCGACCGGCGAGTGCTGGAACTCACCGCTTCGTCGAAAAGCTGACGGCTCCCTGTACCGACAAATGCCCTGCACACATCGACATACCCTCCTACATTGAGGCGATAAAGGAGTATGAATTCGGATTCTCTCTCGCGGCAGTTCGTGCAGCAATGCCGCTTCCTTCCGTCTGCGGCCGGGTTTGCCCTCATCCCTGCGAGACTGCCTGTCGCCGAAAGAACGTGGATGAGTCAATCAATATCATGGTCCTGAAGCGGTCGGCTTCCGACTACGAATGGCAGCATGAGAATTCACCTCCGATGATTCCCGGGGCGCCAAATGAAGCGGGTGAGGTGTCTGAAGATTTCGACTTTGCGTATTACCGAAAGCATCTGCCGGCACAGCCCAAGCCGCGGAAAAATAAGACTGTGGCTATTGTCGGCGCAGGACCAGCAGGTCTTGCCGCAGCCTATTACCTGGCGCTGGAAGGCTACCCCTGCACGATTTATGAAGCTCTTCCGGAGGGCTTCGGCGGTGGCATGATCGCCGTGGGCATTCCTCCCTACCGCCAGCCGCGCCATCTTCTTCAGCGTGATATCGATATAATCGCGGCGCTGGGCGTCACCATCATCTATAACACCCGCGTTGGCAAGGATATCTCACTGGCAGAGCTCAAGGAAAAGTACGATGCGGTTTTCCTGGCGCCTGGAGCCCATCGGTCTAAGCCGATGGGAGTCGAAGGAGAGGATAAAGGATACAAAGGCTTCCTCAAAGGGGGTATCGACTTCCTTCGCGAAGCATACATGGGGAAGGATACCGGGATGGGCAAGAAAGTCGTCGTCGTCGGCGGCGGCAACACTGCCATTGACTGCGTCCGCGTTGCCCTCCGGGAAGGGGCGGAGGAGTCGACGCTGCTCTATCGCCGGTCTCGGAAGGAGATGCCTGCCGATGTCTGGGAGGTGGATGGCGCCGATGAGGAAGGCGTAAAGTTTGAGTTCCAGGTTCTTCCGACAAGGATCATCGTTAACGAGAGTGAGCAGGTGACCGGCGTTGAATGCGTGCGGATGGCACTTGGAGAGCCTGATGCCTCCGGCCGCCGCCGCCCCGAGCCGGTCCCCGGGAGCGAATTCGTCGTAGAGTGTGATACGGTAATTCCGGCAATTGGTCAGGATCCCGATCTTTCCTTCATCCCTTCCGATCTCGGCATCGACATCACAAAGTGGAATACCGTAGTGACAAAGTACGTGCCTTACAAAGATGCTGCCGGTAAGGATCTGAAAGATGGTATGGGCAATTTTCAGACCCGTACACTTATTACCGACCATGAAGGAATCTTCGCCGGCGGTGACGCCGAAATCGGCCCGCTTACCGTCGTGGCCTGTGTCGGCAGCGGTCATCGTGCAGCAAAAGTTATCCAGCGTTGGCTCGAAGAGGGAAAAGCCTATCTGGTCGACGACGAGTATATGGAAGACATTCTCAATTATATGGGAGTGTACGACAAGAACGAGAAGGTGCAGTGGCTCGACTCAGCCCATCGGGAGCATCAGGCGGAGATCCACGGCAAGGAGCGGGCAAGCTACAAGAACTACTGCGAGGTCGAACTCGGCTTCACCAACAGCCAGGCGGTCCGCGAGGCCGAACGGTGTCTGCGCTGTTATCGCGTTGCAATGGTTGCAGTTGCCTGA
- a CDS encoding molybdopterin-dependent oxidoreductase, whose translation MVSLTIDGKTATVAEGTTILDAAATVGITIPTLCWLQKVSPTGACRICAVEIEGIDRPVTACNTPVKEGINVTTVSENLDAVRRKVTELLLVNHPLDCPVCDAAGECDLQDTCYNMEVTKQEYYTVLERRTIRYDWPLIESDPNRCILCEKCVKVDHEIVGADAIAVTNCGDATIIETDDGKALKCEFCGNCVAVCPTGTLISKPFKFKGRPWTYNKVRSICGFCPAGCQIEYHVKDGRIDRVTSDDATTFNSGNLCINGRFGYSYINSTERLTAPLLKAHDRQLATDWEKAMSFAARKLQEIVKDSGPQAVAGIGSPRLTNEESFLFQKFMTTAIGTGNLASEVCQGYGAAVRVLQEKLGISGASATIDKIDDAEAILVIGTDLNAEATGVEYRVIKAATKNDAKLILANMRPVKLKKFANKHLQYQPGGELPLIGGLIKAVVEQGGEVNGLDAVKQSVASSSLSELAAAAGVLETDLREAAQLVSGKKSVAIIFGSDITKSAGAAEKVAALANLALVTGAVGKEAGGVFPIDEKNNAQGVLDMSAALGGGSGKSIEQLIEGIEQGVIKALYVVASDLLVSFPDSGKIRKALEKLDLLIVQDIFPSETVKLADVVFAGSAAAEKEGTFTTIDNRVQSLSKAVRPPGDARSDIEILADLYRRVSGTEQSSAASDILSEISTTVPGYATACESDGCFIKSSNSGVTAYCGPLASLSDRPVATAQYPLTLLAGSILYHNGTTSTWSENNLAVAPQGYVELSATDASALGIGEGSAVKVSSAVGSITAPARVNGLLQPGLVFAPIHFRDVNVNALLENGNMTAVKVEKA comes from the coding sequence ATGGTCAGTCTCACAATCGACGGCAAAACGGCAACGGTAGCCGAAGGAACCACAATCCTCGACGCGGCCGCAACTGTCGGCATCACAATTCCCACACTGTGTTGGCTCCAAAAAGTTTCGCCGACCGGTGCGTGCCGCATATGCGCGGTGGAGATCGAGGGGATCGATCGTCCGGTTACAGCATGCAATACCCCGGTAAAGGAAGGGATAAACGTCACAACAGTATCGGAGAACCTCGATGCAGTTCGCCGCAAGGTCACCGAACTGCTGCTAGTGAACCATCCCCTCGACTGCCCGGTGTGTGACGCCGCTGGAGAGTGCGATCTGCAGGACACGTGCTACAACATGGAAGTAACAAAGCAAGAGTATTACACGGTTCTGGAACGCCGGACAATTCGATATGACTGGCCACTCATCGAGAGCGACCCTAACCGATGCATTCTCTGCGAAAAATGCGTGAAGGTTGACCATGAAATCGTCGGGGCCGACGCGATCGCAGTCACCAACTGCGGTGATGCCACCATCATCGAGACCGATGACGGTAAGGCACTCAAATGCGAATTCTGCGGAAATTGCGTAGCCGTATGCCCCACCGGCACTCTCATCAGCAAGCCTTTCAAATTCAAGGGGCGTCCGTGGACTTACAACAAGGTAAGGAGTATCTGCGGGTTCTGTCCTGCGGGATGCCAGATCGAATATCACGTCAAAGACGGTCGGATAGATCGTGTTACCAGTGACGATGCAACCACCTTCAACAGCGGCAACCTCTGCATCAACGGGCGTTTCGGCTACAGCTACATCAATTCTACCGAGCGGCTGACTGCACCGCTCCTCAAGGCTCATGACAGGCAACTGGCGACCGATTGGGAGAAGGCGATGTCGTTTGCTGCGCGCAAACTACAGGAGATAGTGAAGGATAGCGGTCCTCAAGCCGTTGCCGGTATCGGGTCTCCCCGTCTTACAAACGAAGAGAGCTTTCTGTTCCAGAAGTTTATGACGACGGCTATCGGCACCGGTAACCTGGCTTCCGAGGTGTGTCAGGGTTATGGAGCCGCGGTTCGTGTACTTCAGGAGAAGCTTGGAATCAGCGGCGCCAGCGCCACCATAGACAAAATCGACGATGCAGAGGCTATCCTGGTCATCGGCACCGACCTCAACGCGGAAGCCACCGGGGTGGAGTACAGAGTCATCAAGGCTGCAACGAAGAATGATGCAAAGCTTATTCTGGCGAACATGCGCCCTGTGAAGCTGAAGAAGTTCGCCAACAAGCATCTCCAGTACCAGCCCGGCGGAGAACTTCCTCTTATCGGAGGTCTCATTAAAGCGGTTGTGGAACAAGGGGGCGAGGTCAACGGTCTTGACGCAGTCAAGCAAAGTGTTGCTTCCTCTTCGCTGTCTGAGCTTGCAGCCGCTGCGGGTGTTTTGGAAACCGATTTGAGAGAAGCCGCCCAGCTTGTCTCCGGTAAGAAAAGCGTCGCCATCATTTTCGGCTCTGACATTACCAAGAGTGCCGGTGCCGCCGAAAAGGTTGCAGCATTGGCGAATCTCGCCCTTGTGACCGGCGCTGTAGGTAAGGAAGCCGGGGGAGTATTCCCCATCGATGAAAAGAACAACGCTCAGGGTGTTCTTGATATGTCGGCCGCCTTGGGAGGTGGAAGTGGGAAAAGCATCGAGCAGCTAATAGAAGGGATAGAGCAGGGGGTTATAAAAGCTCTGTATGTCGTAGCTAGCGATCTGCTTGTTTCATTTCCCGACAGCGGCAAGATCAGAAAAGCTCTGGAAAAGCTGGATCTTCTCATTGTTCAGGATATTTTCCCCAGCGAGACGGTCAAGCTTGCAGATGTCGTCTTTGCAGGTTCTGCGGCCGCAGAAAAGGAAGGGACTTTTACAACCATTGACAACAGGGTTCAGTCCCTCTCCAAGGCAGTTCGCCCCCCCGGCGATGCGCGATCCGATATTGAAATCCTCGCAGACCTGTACCGGAGGGTTTCCGGCACAGAACAATCGTCTGCTGCTTCGGATATCCTCTCGGAAATCAGTACCACCGTTCCGGGATACGCCACAGCTTGCGAAAGTGACGGCTGTTTCATCAAGAGTTCAAATTCCGGCGTTACGGCGTACTGTGGCCCGCTTGCATCCCTTTCCGACCGCCCGGTGGCGACTGCGCAGTACCCGTTGACCCTGCTTGCGGGATCCATTCTCTACCATAACGGCACTACATCCACGTGGTCCGAGAATAATCTGGCAGTTGCCCCTCAAGGTTATGTCGAGCTCTCCGCTACCGATGCTTCAGCTCTCGGTATCGGGGAAGGTAGCGCAGTGAAGGTTTCCTCTGCTGTAGGAAGCATAACCGCGCCGGCACGCGTTAACGGTCTGCTTCAGCCGGGGCTTGTATTCGCGCCCATCCATTTCAGGGACGTGAATGTGAATGCTTTGCTGGAAAATGGTAACATGACGGCAGTCAAGGTGGAGAAGGCCTGA
- a CDS encoding MTH1187 family thiamine-binding protein, protein MAIVEVSITPLGTDTTGVSQYVAGCLKIVRKSGIPHQLTPMGTILEGELDQIFGLIREMQEATFAAGAIRVSTLIKIDDRRDKQHTMAGKVRAVERKLEGEQ, encoded by the coding sequence ATGGCTATCGTAGAAGTTAGTATCACTCCTCTCGGCACCGACACAACAGGCGTATCACAGTATGTGGCTGGATGCCTGAAAATAGTCCGGAAGTCAGGAATTCCTCACCAGCTTACTCCTATGGGAACCATACTCGAAGGGGAGCTCGATCAGATCTTCGGGCTCATCAGGGAGATGCAGGAAGCTACCTTTGCAGCGGGAGCAATCCGGGTTTCAACCTTGATCAAAATCGATGACCGGCGGGATAAACAACACACTATGGCGGGAAAAGTACGTGCGGTGGAGCGGAAGCTGGAGGGAGAGCAATAA
- a CDS encoding GSU3473 family protein encodes MLIRVLYDDGSFGMVDGIELDRLIFNGGVTAFRRSQGWVRVGHDPVRQGRHDRRRRDVIINTYV; translated from the coding sequence ATGCTGATCCGTGTCCTTTATGATGATGGCTCCTTCGGAATGGTCGACGGTATTGAACTTGACCGCCTGATCTTTAATGGCGGCGTAACTGCATTCCGACGCTCACAGGGATGGGTCAGGGTAGGGCACGATCCTGTAAGGCAGGGACGCCATGACCGGCGCAGGCGAGACGTAATCATCAATACATACGTGTAA
- a CDS encoding response regulator transcription factor yields the protein MHRDVKAKLEISLLYAEDEAVTRAVFCEVLSTKVRTVYQAANGKEGLEIFRQFRPDVVMVDINMPGMNGLGMAAAIKAIAPATPIIIVSGDIKRDALLQMEQMQLHCIRKPIRILPLLDLLAKLTTNRCGADVALQRHNQVKPA from the coding sequence ATGCATCGTGATGTTAAGGCAAAACTCGAAATTTCCCTCCTTTACGCGGAGGATGAAGCAGTAACACGGGCAGTGTTCTGCGAAGTTCTGTCTACAAAGGTAAGAACCGTTTACCAAGCGGCCAACGGCAAAGAAGGTCTCGAAATCTTCCGGCAGTTCCGACCCGATGTCGTCATGGTAGATATAAACATGCCGGGAATGAACGGACTGGGGATGGCTGCGGCGATCAAGGCCATTGCCCCTGCGACTCCGATCATCATAGTCAGCGGCGACATCAAACGCGACGCTCTTTTGCAGATGGAGCAGATGCAACTTCATTGCATTAGGAAGCCTATCAGGATACTTCCCCTCCTCGATCTTCTTGCGAAGCTGACCACAAATCGTTGTGGGGCTGACGTTGCCCTGCAGCGCCACAACCAAGTAAAACCTGCCTAA
- a CDS encoding Hsp20/alpha crystallin family protein, which produces MRTHCERDGRGPKGAAKVSVTGIIHPKPNSSLTTAFEEMEKLVEETLHMPVLGWHRMPLQRFFEDGPGEYVPDLDVYDEGSEIVVKVDLPGMKREEIDVQLIDGTLVISGEKKGEDRCVRREYLRMERRNGNFRRSLRLPDSIDGQHVSASLKDGVLEVRVPKVYATVLRVDIR; this is translated from the coding sequence ATGAGAACTCACTGCGAACGGGATGGCAGAGGCCCTAAGGGGGCTGCAAAGGTATCGGTAACAGGAATCATTCATCCAAAGCCGAACAGCAGCCTTACGACAGCTTTCGAAGAAATGGAGAAGCTGGTAGAGGAAACCCTTCATATGCCTGTTTTGGGCTGGCACCGCATGCCGTTGCAGAGGTTCTTCGAGGACGGTCCGGGAGAGTACGTCCCTGATCTTGACGTATATGATGAGGGGTCTGAAATAGTCGTGAAAGTCGATCTCCCTGGAATGAAGCGAGAGGAAATAGATGTTCAGCTTATCGATGGCACTCTGGTTATTTCGGGGGAAAAGAAGGGGGAGGACCGGTGCGTGCGAAGGGAGTACCTGCGTATGGAGAGGCGAAACGGGAATTTTCGACGTTCTCTTCGGCTGCCTGACTCGATTGATGGACAGCACGTTTCGGCATCTCTTAAAGATGGTGTATTGGAGGTACGTGTTCCCAAAGTTTACGCTACCGTTCTACGGGTCGACATAAGATAG
- a CDS encoding CAP domain-containing protein: protein MPLHRYIQAFALFLISAANPAYADLATEVFKELNLARTAPVEYAQFIEKFRRSFHGKRYKLNGGTYVATEEGTAAVDEASRFLKRQDPLPALFWSDGLARAAADLVREQSGSGSTGHGSRGGFRSRIERHGDWTGYIGENVGYGPDTARLMVMQLIIDDGVPARGHRRNIFKREFRAAGVACGTHPQFRTMCAMDFATGFSSR from the coding sequence ATGCCGCTACACAGGTATATTCAGGCTTTTGCACTCTTTTTAATCTCCGCCGCGAATCCGGCATATGCCGACCTGGCGACTGAGGTTTTCAAGGAACTGAATCTTGCCCGTACCGCCCCAGTCGAATATGCACAATTCATCGAAAAGTTCCGACGCAGTTTCCACGGAAAACGATACAAGTTGAACGGCGGGACATATGTTGCGACTGAGGAGGGAACCGCAGCTGTTGACGAGGCGTCCCGGTTTCTGAAACGCCAAGATCCCCTTCCTGCTCTGTTCTGGTCCGACGGGCTAGCCAGGGCAGCGGCAGACCTGGTACGGGAGCAGTCCGGGAGTGGCAGCACAGGGCATGGAAGCAGGGGAGGTTTTCGCAGTCGCATTGAACGGCATGGGGACTGGACCGGGTATATAGGTGAAAATGTGGGCTACGGCCCGGACACGGCCCGGCTGATGGTCATGCAGCTCATAATAGACGATGGAGTCCCCGCCCGCGGACACCGACGCAACATCTTTAAGAGGGAATTCCGTGCCGCAGGTGTTGCCTGTGGTACGCACCCACAGTTCCGCACGATGTGCGCCATGGACTTCGCCACCGGATTCAGTAGCCGTTGA
- a CDS encoding YihY/virulence factor BrkB family protein has protein sequence MFSFRRYFNLGDLSYKEMGKRVVAKISEDSCTIYAGAIAYYLLFAMFPFFLFLTTLIGYLPFPGLLESILDLMKRVLPQEAFTLLQDNIKALFGNKKGGLLSLGFLLALWSSSSAITSIMDIMNRLYRVKEGRPFWKVRLFAIMLVTVLSLLFILAIVLLIFGPTIGALIARLAVLGETFRLAWNILIWPVILFMLVLALALTYYITPDVKQNWKWISPGAVIAIPIWLLASFAFSYYVNNFGSYNKTYGSIGAVIVLLLWLFITGFIMLVGAEINSVVEHSSEDGKEPGEKTEDERERNPEKVEQQSRPADKK, from the coding sequence ATGTTCTCATTCCGGAGGTATTTCAATTTAGGCGACTTATCCTACAAAGAGATGGGGAAGAGGGTTGTAGCGAAGATTTCGGAAGACAGCTGTACAATCTATGCCGGAGCGATAGCCTACTACCTCCTGTTCGCCATGTTTCCGTTTTTCCTTTTTCTGACTACGCTCATTGGATACCTTCCCTTTCCGGGGCTACTCGAATCCATTCTCGACTTGATGAAGCGGGTGCTTCCCCAGGAGGCGTTCACTCTCCTTCAGGATAATATAAAGGCACTGTTCGGAAACAAGAAGGGGGGGCTGCTGTCACTCGGTTTTCTTCTGGCTCTCTGGTCATCATCAAGTGCCATCACCTCGATAATGGACATCATGAACCGTCTCTACCGGGTGAAAGAAGGGCGACCCTTCTGGAAAGTCCGCCTCTTCGCAATCATGCTCGTCACGGTTCTGTCGCTTCTTTTCATACTGGCAATAGTGCTTCTTATCTTCGGACCCACAATCGGCGCACTCATCGCCAGGCTGGCGGTTCTGGGAGAAACCTTCCGGCTTGCCTGGAATATCCTCATATGGCCGGTGATTCTCTTCATGCTCGTTCTCGCACTTGCACTGACCTACTATATTACCCCTGACGTAAAGCAGAATTGGAAATGGATCAGCCCGGGGGCGGTCATCGCCATACCGATCTGGCTGCTTGCTTCCTTCGCTTTCTCATACTACGTCAACAACTTCGGGTCCTATAACAAAACCTATGGGAGTATCGGGGCGGTCATAGTTCTCCTCCTCTGGCTATTCATCACCGGGTTCATCATGCTTGTGGGTGCAGAGATAAACTCGGTGGTGGAGCATTCGTCTGAGGACGGCAAGGAGCCCGGAGAGAAAACGGAAGACGAGCGCGAACGGAACCCTGAAAAAGTCGAGCAGCAAAGTCGCCCGGCCGACAAGAAATGA
- a CDS encoding aspartate:alanine exchanger family transporter — MIQLLLDNPLLLLFLVAAIGYPLGGIKIAGSRLGVSAVLFVGLAFGALDPEMKLPEIIYMLGMGLFIYTIGLSGGLTFTSSFKRQGLRYNLLVLGVISTSAGLTALAAKLLHIKPSITAGMFAGSLTNTPGLAGALDTIKHHFAGEHLEQLLAEPVLGYSITYPVGIIGMVLAINVAQRLWRIDYAAEAKQLHSFGAATEPLKNFTIRVTRPGCCTRNLEDLRREEGWLVMFGRLKRGDQVIMAFPEEKPKVGDLLTVVGTAGEIRRVADYFGEKSEEELDLDRSEFDFRRIFVSNPQVAGRRLKDLNLRKKFGAVITRVRRGDDDFLPNGDLVLELGDRVRVLAYREHMQGVTKYLGDSYRAVSEIDILTFSLGLALGLLLGSIPIPLPGGITFKLGFAGGPLVMALFLGTLGRTGKMVWNLPYSANLTLRQIGLVLFLAGIGTRAGYSFVSTMVQGGGLVVFATGAVITCFTAFLALWVGYRLLNIPMNIMVGILAGLQTQTAVVGYALEQTKNDYPNIGFASVYPIATITKILYVQMLLLLLE, encoded by the coding sequence ATGATACAACTTCTTCTCGACAACCCGCTCCTCCTCCTTTTCCTTGTTGCCGCCATCGGCTACCCTCTCGGAGGCATCAAAATTGCCGGTAGCAGACTGGGTGTTTCCGCAGTACTCTTCGTCGGGCTTGCCTTCGGTGCCCTGGACCCGGAGATGAAGCTCCCGGAGATTATCTACATGCTTGGAATGGGCCTTTTCATTTACACCATAGGCCTGAGCGGAGGGCTGACCTTCACCTCCTCCTTCAAGCGGCAGGGGTTGCGCTACAACCTCCTGGTTCTTGGGGTCATCTCGACTTCAGCCGGATTGACCGCGCTGGCCGCAAAGCTCCTCCACATCAAGCCAAGTATCACCGCCGGGATGTTCGCCGGAAGCCTCACCAACACTCCTGGCCTCGCCGGAGCCCTGGACACAATAAAGCACCACTTCGCAGGCGAACACCTCGAACAGCTCCTGGCGGAACCTGTTCTCGGCTACTCAATCACCTATCCGGTTGGAATCATTGGAATGGTGCTGGCAATAAATGTGGCACAGCGGCTCTGGCGGATCGACTATGCAGCGGAGGCAAAGCAGCTCCATTCTTTCGGTGCGGCCACCGAGCCGCTCAAGAATTTTACTATCAGGGTCACCCGACCGGGATGCTGCACCAGAAACCTCGAGGATCTCCGTCGCGAAGAGGGATGGCTGGTGATGTTCGGTCGCCTCAAGCGGGGCGACCAGGTAATCATGGCCTTTCCGGAGGAGAAACCGAAGGTAGGGGACCTGCTGACAGTAGTGGGGACGGCAGGGGAAATACGGCGGGTTGCCGATTACTTCGGCGAAAAGAGCGAAGAGGAACTCGACCTGGACCGTAGCGAATTCGATTTCCGGAGAATTTTCGTATCGAACCCCCAGGTCGCAGGGAGGCGGCTCAAGGACCTCAACCTTCGAAAGAAATTTGGGGCGGTCATCACAAGGGTCCGGCGCGGCGATGACGACTTTTTGCCCAACGGCGACCTTGTCCTCGAACTTGGAGACCGGGTGCGGGTACTGGCTTATCGCGAGCATATGCAGGGAGTAACAAAATACCTCGGGGACTCCTACCGTGCCGTGAGCGAAATCGATATCCTCACCTTCAGCCTCGGACTCGCCCTCGGCCTTCTCCTCGGAAGCATTCCGATTCCACTTCCCGGGGGGATCACCTTCAAGCTGGGGTTTGCAGGTGGTCCTCTAGTCATGGCGCTATTTCTGGGCACTCTCGGCAGGACGGGAAAGATGGTGTGGAACCTCCCTTACAGCGCCAATCTGACACTCCGCCAGATCGGACTCGTTCTCTTTTTGGCCGGCATCGGCACCCGTGCCGGTTACAGCTTCGTCTCAACCATGGTTCAGGGAGGCGGACTCGTCGTTTTCGCTACAGGAGCGGTCATAACCTGTTTTACAGCATTTCTGGCGCTCTGGGTGGGCTACCGGCTTCTCAATATTCCGATGAACATAATGGTGGGGATTCTTGCTGGACTGCAAACCCAGACTGCGGTAGTAGGGTATGCTCTGGAACAGACAAAAAACGATTACCCGAATATCGGCTTCGCTTCGGTGTATCCCATCGCTACCATCACCAAGATCCTGTATGTTCAGATGCTGCTGCTCCTGCTGGAGTGA
- a CDS encoding outer membrane protein — translation MKPNALVLIVIAMLLALAPAAALAEKPANYLMIKAGAYDPSNRFTISGAGGDGLDVNNETRFSGEVAIGHYFLPVFALELGAGYFENKGTAANQAGTVKLRVVPVVLTGKLLAQLGPVEPYILGGIGAYLTDFDADVTTSDATSSTKFTYGLHAGAGINFDVTERFFVGAEARYLWAEPEFGGRDIRLDGYSATGDLGFRF, via the coding sequence ATGAAACCCAATGCACTCGTATTGATCGTTATCGCTATGCTCTTGGCCCTCGCGCCCGCTGCTGCGCTTGCAGAGAAACCGGCAAACTATTTGATGATCAAAGCCGGTGCCTACGACCCCAGCAACAGGTTCACCATCAGTGGGGCAGGCGGGGATGGACTGGATGTCAACAACGAAACCAGGTTCAGCGGCGAAGTTGCTATCGGCCACTACTTTCTTCCTGTCTTTGCTCTCGAGCTCGGCGCCGGCTATTTCGAGAACAAGGGAACAGCCGCCAATCAGGCGGGAACGGTAAAGCTGCGCGTGGTGCCGGTGGTACTTACAGGGAAACTGCTTGCTCAACTCGGTCCCGTTGAACCGTACATTCTTGGCGGCATCGGCGCTTATCTCACCGACTTCGACGCCGACGTCACCACCAGCGACGCCACAAGCTCAACTAAATTTACCTACGGCCTCCATGCCGGAGCCGGGATCAACTTCGACGTAACCGAACGGTTCTTCGTCGGTGCCGAAGCACGCTATCTCTGGGCAGAGCCGGAATTCGGAGGACGGGATATCAGGCTTGACGGTTATTCAGCTACAGGAGACCTTGGTTTCCGGTTCTGA
- a CDS encoding BON domain-containing protein, which translates to MRTRNVFAFLVTAAALLGPGVYLQAADTGTRSSDETVGEKMDDASITTKVKMKLLGNKATSALNTSVETTDGVVTLTGKARSQAEKELASKLTEEVKGVKSVVNEMKIEESDAPKSK; encoded by the coding sequence ATGAGAACGCGCAATGTATTTGCATTTCTTGTGACTGCTGCGGCTCTCCTTGGCCCGGGCGTATACCTGCAGGCAGCCGATACTGGCACCCGGAGCAGCGACGAAACAGTTGGCGAGAAGATGGATGATGCCTCCATTACTACCAAGGTCAAGATGAAGCTTCTCGGCAACAAGGCTACCAGTGCTCTTAACACGAGCGTGGAGACCACTGACGGGGTAGTGACGCTAACCGGAAAAGCACGTTCACAGGCAGAAAAAGAGCTTGCATCCAAACTGACCGAAGAAGTCAAGGGTGTGAAGAGTGTTGTAAATGAGATGAAAATAGAAGAAAGCGACGCACCCAAGAGTAAGTGA